Proteins encoded by one window of Akkermansia muciniphila ATCC BAA-835:
- a CDS encoding DUF418 domain-containing protein, with the protein MTARTPAGTPPPAARITILDILRALALLGIVIVHTHDHFNLYLPMPPAEGWQAAANSAADWAYEHLFVSKSFLLFSFLFGLSFFIQLDRREQQGIDFRKRFMWRLTLLFLLGLAHTLFYDGDILTLFGILGFALVMLYKCGTPLLITLCALCLLQPVMLMDLLNHAGLADWWPHSSGWFHTASPAASPTREFLYAHGSWGQAALWNLTQGQAGKWHFFLLSGRLWQTLGLFILGMLAGRWRTFEDAPDKRRLFLRMLGISGTLFLALLAARLLLPSRLDSALEVDAGHLLHQWENLAYTAAFVSAAVLLFTHPGLPLPARLLSSAGKCTLTCYITQTLVFTFLFFGWGLGLAQDMGPWPCLCAAVAVFLLQAWACRLWLSHFLYGPLEWLWRTATMCRMQPFRKRISQKN; encoded by the coding sequence ATGACCGCCCGGACTCCCGCCGGAACGCCGCCCCCGGCCGCGCGCATCACCATTCTGGATATCCTCCGGGCCCTGGCCCTGCTGGGCATCGTCATCGTCCACACGCACGACCACTTCAACCTCTATCTTCCCATGCCCCCGGCGGAAGGATGGCAGGCTGCGGCCAACAGTGCGGCGGACTGGGCCTATGAACATCTCTTTGTCAGCAAATCCTTCCTGCTCTTCTCCTTCCTGTTTGGCCTCAGCTTCTTCATCCAGCTGGACAGGCGGGAGCAGCAAGGAATCGACTTCCGGAAACGCTTCATGTGGCGCCTGACGCTCCTGTTCCTGCTGGGGCTGGCGCATACCCTGTTCTATGACGGGGACATCCTCACCCTCTTCGGCATTCTGGGCTTTGCCCTGGTCATGCTCTACAAATGCGGGACACCCCTGCTCATCACCCTCTGCGCCCTGTGCCTGCTCCAGCCGGTCATGCTCATGGACCTGCTGAACCATGCCGGGCTGGCGGACTGGTGGCCCCACTCCTCCGGCTGGTTCCATACGGCCTCCCCGGCTGCGAGCCCCACGCGGGAATTCCTGTACGCCCACGGCAGCTGGGGCCAGGCGGCCCTGTGGAACCTGACGCAGGGACAGGCGGGCAAATGGCATTTCTTCCTGCTCAGCGGCCGCCTCTGGCAAACGCTGGGCCTCTTCATCCTGGGCATGCTGGCGGGCAGATGGCGCACCTTTGAAGACGCGCCCGACAAACGCCGCCTGTTCCTGCGGATGCTGGGAATCTCCGGAACCCTGTTCCTGGCTCTGCTGGCGGCGCGCCTGTTACTCCCCTCCCGGCTGGACTCCGCGCTGGAAGTGGACGCAGGACACCTTCTGCACCAATGGGAAAACCTGGCCTATACCGCGGCTTTCGTCTCCGCCGCCGTCCTGCTGTTCACCCATCCCGGCCTCCCCCTGCCTGCCAGACTGCTCAGCAGCGCCGGCAAATGCACGCTGACCTGCTACATCACCCAGACGCTGGTCTTCACCTTCCTCTTCTTCGGGTGGGGGCTGGGCCTGGCCCAGGACATGGGGCCGTGGCCATGCCTGTGCGCAGCCGTTGCCGTCTTCCTCCTCCAGGCCTGGGCCTGCCGCCTCTGGCTAAGCCATTTCCTGTACGGCCCCTTGGAATGGCTCTGGCGCACCGCCACCATGTGCCGCATGCAGCCCTTCCGCAAGCGGATTTCCCAGAAAAATTGA
- the thrS gene encoding threonine--tRNA ligase produces MSEHKERKTLEERQQMSDLERLRHSCAHVLATAICRLWPDAQLAGGPAVDNGFYYDVELDHRISTEDFERIEEEMKKVVKENQVFQKEVISRADAMKMAESGELGALGPRSEPSRFKIDLLNDIPEDEEISLYRNGDFTDLCAGPHVGRTGNCKAFKIMSVASAFYKGDKNRPMLQRIYGTCFPNRTQLDEHLERLEEARRRDHRKLGRELGLFCIDESVGQGLILWKPKGALIRRSLQDFITEELDKLGYSQVYTPNIGKLDLYRTSGHFPYYQESQYAPIPERDAMEKLSQEGASCAELFNGLATGTIEGYMLKPMNCPHHIKIYANDAHSYRDLPVRLAEFGTVYRWEQSGELGGMTRVRGFTQDDAHIFCTPDQLAGEIRQCLGIVKTIFGTLGMTDYRVRLSMRDPESDKYVGSPENWDKAEQALREAAEWLGADYSEEAGEAAFYGPKIDFIVRDAIGREWQLGTVQVDYNLPERFDLHYTGADNKPHRPVMVHRAPFGSMERFTGLLIEHFEGKFPTWLSPEQVRVLPISDKVTDVAAAHRTALAARGVRVTVDETPDKIGAKIRNARLDRVPYMLVLGQREAEDGTVSVRHRDKGDLGAMPFEQFADLVAREIAERHISPVI; encoded by the coding sequence ATGTCCGAACACAAGGAAAGAAAGACTCTTGAAGAACGCCAACAGATGTCTGATCTGGAACGGCTGCGCCACTCCTGCGCGCACGTTCTGGCTACGGCCATTTGCCGCCTCTGGCCGGATGCCCAGCTGGCCGGCGGGCCTGCCGTGGATAACGGTTTTTATTACGACGTGGAGCTGGACCACCGCATCAGCACAGAGGATTTTGAACGCATTGAGGAGGAGATGAAAAAAGTGGTGAAGGAAAACCAGGTTTTCCAGAAGGAAGTCATTTCCCGCGCGGATGCCATGAAGATGGCGGAATCCGGGGAGCTGGGCGCCCTGGGCCCCCGCAGCGAGCCTTCCCGCTTCAAGATTGACCTGCTGAACGACATCCCGGAAGACGAGGAGATTTCCCTCTACCGCAACGGGGATTTTACGGACTTGTGCGCCGGTCCCCACGTGGGCCGCACGGGCAACTGCAAGGCATTCAAAATCATGAGCGTGGCGAGCGCCTTCTACAAGGGGGACAAAAACCGCCCCATGCTCCAGCGCATTTACGGCACCTGCTTCCCGAACCGCACCCAGCTTGACGAACACCTGGAACGGCTGGAAGAGGCGCGGCGCCGCGACCACCGCAAACTGGGCCGCGAACTGGGCCTGTTCTGCATTGACGAATCCGTGGGGCAGGGGCTCATCCTCTGGAAGCCCAAGGGGGCTCTCATCCGCCGTTCCCTGCAGGACTTCATCACGGAAGAGCTGGACAAGCTGGGCTACTCCCAGGTGTACACGCCCAACATCGGCAAGCTGGACCTGTACCGCACGTCCGGACACTTCCCGTATTATCAGGAAAGCCAGTACGCGCCCATCCCAGAACGGGACGCCATGGAAAAACTCAGCCAGGAGGGGGCTTCCTGCGCGGAACTGTTCAACGGCCTGGCCACCGGCACCATTGAGGGCTATATGCTCAAGCCGATGAACTGCCCCCACCACATCAAGATTTACGCGAATGACGCCCACTCCTACCGGGACCTTCCCGTGCGGCTGGCGGAATTCGGCACGGTGTACCGTTGGGAACAGAGCGGAGAGCTGGGCGGCATGACGCGCGTGCGCGGTTTCACGCAGGATGACGCCCATATCTTCTGCACGCCGGACCAGCTTGCCGGGGAAATCCGCCAGTGCCTGGGCATCGTGAAAACCATTTTCGGTACGCTGGGCATGACGGACTACCGCGTGCGCCTTTCCATGCGCGACCCGGAAAGCGACAAATACGTGGGTTCTCCGGAAAATTGGGACAAAGCGGAACAGGCTCTGCGGGAAGCTGCGGAATGGCTGGGGGCGGACTACAGCGAGGAAGCTGGGGAAGCCGCCTTCTACGGCCCCAAGATCGACTTCATCGTGCGCGACGCCATCGGCCGCGAATGGCAGCTGGGAACCGTGCAGGTGGACTACAACCTGCCGGAACGCTTTGACCTCCATTACACCGGAGCGGACAACAAGCCGCACCGGCCCGTGATGGTGCACCGCGCCCCCTTCGGCTCCATGGAACGCTTCACGGGGCTTCTGATTGAACACTTTGAAGGCAAATTCCCCACCTGGCTTTCCCCGGAACAGGTGCGCGTGCTTCCCATCTCCGACAAGGTGACGGACGTGGCCGCCGCGCATCGAACCGCCCTGGCCGCCAGAGGCGTGCGCGTCACGGTGGACGAAACGCCGGACAAAATAGGCGCCAAAATCCGCAATGCCCGTCTGGACCGCGTTCCCTACATGCTGGTGCTCGGCCAGCGGGAGGCGGAAGACGGCACCGTCTCCGTCCGCCACCGGGACAAGGGGGATCTGGGCGCGATGCCCTTTGAGCAATTCGCGGACCTCGTAGCCCGGGAAATCGCGGAGCGTCATATTTCTCCCGTGATTTGA
- the infC gene encoding translation initiation factor IF-3, which produces MPTKPTKNNDGNRRRDRGDQTRINERIRAPRVRVVTANGDQLGVMNTRDALEKAKALGLDLVEVAGNADPPVCRVVDYGKYKYQQAKLQKNNKSRTVKLKEIKLRIGTDTNDYNVKMARTESFLDHGHKVRFQLRFRGRENAHQELGYDVFNKVIADMKTMAQVDQAPRLAGNTMHMVLSPLPAQQRVKKFTAHLDKDFDSEDSAFDAEDDE; this is translated from the coding sequence GTGCCAACCAAGCCAACGAAGAATAATGACGGAAATCGCCGCCGTGACCGCGGCGATCAGACTCGGATCAATGAACGGATTCGCGCGCCCCGCGTGCGGGTAGTGACTGCCAACGGCGACCAGCTGGGCGTCATGAACACGCGCGACGCGCTGGAAAAAGCCAAGGCTCTGGGTCTGGACCTGGTGGAAGTGGCCGGCAATGCCGATCCGCCCGTATGCCGCGTGGTTGATTACGGCAAGTACAAATACCAGCAGGCCAAGCTCCAGAAAAACAACAAGAGCCGAACCGTCAAGCTTAAGGAAATCAAGCTCCGCATCGGTACGGATACCAATGACTATAATGTGAAAATGGCCCGTACGGAAAGCTTCTTGGACCATGGCCACAAGGTCCGCTTCCAGCTCCGTTTCCGCGGTCGTGAGAACGCCCACCAGGAGCTTGGCTACGACGTCTTCAACAAAGTCATCGCGGATATGAAGACCATGGCGCAGGTGGATCAGGCCCCGCGTTTGGCCGGCAACACCATGCACATGGTGCTCTCCCCGCTCCCCGCCCAGCAGCGCGTGAAGAAATTCACCGCCCACCTGGATAAGGATTTTGATTCCGAAGATTCCGCCTTTGACGCGGAGGATGACGAGTAA
- a CDS encoding 1-deoxy-D-xylulose-5-phosphate reductoisomerase — protein sequence MQKRRVVILGSTGSIGTSALKVARDIPDRMEIVGLAAGTSVEALARQAREFNVRNVCIYDPSGAAGLAASLPGAQVETGEEGLCRLAQLPEADMVLISIVGTAGLKPALAAIEAGKDLAIASKEILVMAGQIVMEKTRRAGVQVLPVDSEHNAIFQCLNGSHGGPEAVSRLILTASGGPFRTWNREDLEHVTLEQALKHPTWSMGRKITIDSATLFNKGLEMIEARWLFDVPMEKVDVIVHPQSIVHSMVEYRDGTVLAQMSSSDMCFPIQYAVTWPDRVPNSLKQLNFSEIGRLVFEAPRTDVFPALDLARRAGAGNSTLAAVYNAANEAAVNAFIHGQISFPGIWKLVEAVMDDHTPADPCGELAPILEADQWARRRAAELLPSFSRPC from the coding sequence AACCAGCGTGGAGGCGCTGGCCCGCCAGGCACGCGAATTCAACGTCCGCAACGTATGCATTTATGACCCGTCCGGAGCTGCCGGTCTGGCGGCCTCCCTCCCCGGCGCGCAGGTGGAAACGGGAGAAGAGGGGCTGTGCCGCCTGGCGCAGCTCCCGGAGGCGGACATGGTATTAATCTCCATCGTGGGAACCGCCGGGCTCAAACCCGCTCTGGCCGCCATTGAAGCAGGCAAGGACCTCGCCATCGCCAGCAAGGAAATCCTGGTCATGGCCGGGCAAATTGTCATGGAAAAAACCCGCCGGGCCGGTGTGCAGGTGCTTCCGGTGGACAGCGAGCACAACGCCATTTTCCAATGCCTGAACGGCAGCCACGGCGGCCCGGAAGCCGTCTCCCGCCTGATTCTGACGGCATCCGGCGGCCCCTTCCGCACCTGGAACAGGGAAGATCTGGAACACGTCACGCTGGAACAGGCCCTCAAGCACCCCACCTGGAGCATGGGCCGCAAAATCACCATAGACTCCGCCACCCTGTTCAATAAAGGGCTGGAAATGATTGAGGCCCGCTGGCTCTTTGACGTCCCCATGGAAAAAGTGGACGTCATCGTCCACCCGCAGAGCATCGTGCACTCCATGGTGGAATACCGAGACGGCACGGTGCTGGCCCAGATGAGCAGCTCGGACATGTGCTTTCCCATCCAGTACGCCGTCACGTGGCCGGACCGCGTTCCCAACTCCCTGAAACAGCTCAATTTCTCGGAAATCGGCCGGCTGGTGTTCGAGGCCCCCCGCACGGACGTCTTCCCCGCCCTGGACCTGGCGCGCAGGGCCGGAGCCGGCAACAGCACCCTGGCAGCCGTTTACAACGCCGCCAATGAAGCGGCGGTAAATGCCTTTATCCACGGCCAAATCTCTTTCCCCGGCATCTGGAAACTGGTGGAGGCCGTCATGGACGACCACACCCCGGCGGATCCCTGCGGGGAACTGGCCCCCATTCTGGAAGCGGACCAATGGGCCAGGAGGCGCGCGGCGGAGCTGCTCCCATCCTTTTCCCGCCCCTGCTGA